One stretch of Tepiditoga spiralis DNA includes these proteins:
- a CDS encoding ABC transporter ATP-binding protein, producing MKNKSFANIFKYSKKYIKIQFFLLIPTVIAVLFPLIRPIVIKQFIDNILNKDIKIILSYVFLLLGIVVVERLINFFSNNLLYKTINNISSKEKVSLFKKIFKLSLKDLKKYTSGDILSRVLQDTDELSQTISIVYLVIFANILQLISAAFLLFSFSYKLAIIAYSTLPLFYITSKLFDKKIKNSSINERKTNSVLIESFREKLSGFKTIIGFSKKDHFLNQFEDDSIKDKNAKNKLIFYTRAQDEFISFIYNLIPILILGIGGLLVQRKEISLGTLIAFYSYIGWLNHPIQMLSNIVISVKKSKETLKRIEEIYNLPEDEHNGNDLLESIKNIELKNISFSYEDKEIIKNINLNIVSNNKYSIVGESGSGKSTLLNLLPLFYKDFSGNIFINNKNIKEYDINSLHKKILYVSQNEFILNDTLKENIFFGDTFSEKDIKKAIEYSCINDFLPELEDGMKTVLGENGSNLSDGQKQRITIARAIIRKPDLLILDESTNAIDSKTEEKIFDSISKIIPTIIIISHRLSTIKKAENIIIINDGKVLSKGSHKDLLENCKEYSRNIESQLLH from the coding sequence TTGAAAAATAAATCATTTGCAAATATTTTTAAATATTCAAAAAAATATATAAAAATACAATTTTTTTTACTTATACCTACTGTAATAGCTGTGTTATTTCCATTAATAAGACCCATTGTAATAAAACAATTTATTGATAATATACTTAATAAAGATATTAAAATAATATTATCATATGTATTTTTATTGTTGGGTATAGTTGTTGTAGAAAGATTAATAAATTTTTTCTCAAATAATCTTTTATACAAAACAATTAATAATATTTCATCAAAAGAAAAGGTTTCATTATTTAAAAAAATATTTAAATTATCTCTAAAAGATTTAAAAAAATATACTAGTGGAGATATTTTATCTCGAGTTTTGCAAGATACTGATGAGTTATCTCAGACAATATCTATTGTTTACTTAGTAATATTTGCAAATATTTTACAACTTATATCAGCAGCATTTTTGTTATTTAGTTTTAGTTACAAACTTGCAATTATTGCTTATTCAACATTACCTCTTTTTTATATTACATCGAAACTTTTTGATAAAAAGATAAAAAATTCTTCAATAAACGAAAGAAAGACAAATTCTGTTTTGATAGAAAGTTTTAGAGAAAAACTTAGTGGTTTTAAAACTATAATAGGTTTTTCTAAAAAAGATCATTTTTTGAATCAATTTGAAGATGATAGTATTAAAGATAAAAATGCAAAAAATAAATTAATTTTTTATACAAGAGCTCAAGATGAATTTATTAGTTTTATATATAATTTAATACCAATTTTAATATTAGGTATTGGTGGACTTTTAGTTCAAAGAAAAGAAATTTCATTAGGTACTCTAATAGCTTTTTATTCGTATATTGGATGGCTTAACCATCCAATACAAATGTTAAGCAATATAGTTATTTCAGTAAAGAAAAGCAAAGAAACTTTAAAAAGAATTGAAGAAATATACAACTTACCAGAAGATGAACATAATGGAAATGACTTATTGGAATCAATAAAAAATATTGAATTAAAAAATATATCCTTTTCTTATGAAGATAAAGAAATAATAAAAAATATTAATTTAAATATTGTTTCTAATAACAAATACAGTATTGTTGGTGAAAGTGGAAGTGGTAAGAGTACCTTGCTGAATCTTCTGCCATTGTTCTATAAAGATTTTTCTGGAAACATCTTCATAAATAATAAAAATATAAAAGAATATGATATTAATTCTTTGCATAAGAAAATATTATACGTTTCTCAAAATGAATTCATTTTAAATGATACATTAAAAGAAAATATTTTTTTTGGAGATACTTTTAGTGAAAAAGATATAAAAAAAGCTATTGAATATTCGTGTATAAATGATTTTTTACCAGAGCTTGAAGATGGAATGAAAACAGTTCTTGGTGAAAATGGATCAAATTTATCTGATGGTCAAAAACAAAGAATAACAATAGCAAGAGCTATAATAAGAAAACCCGATTTACTCATTTTAGATGAATCAACCAATGCTATTGATTCAAAAACAGAGGAAAAAATCTTTGATTCTATTTCAAAAATAATTCCTACAATTATTATTATTTCACATAGACTTTCAACAATTAAAAAAGCAGAAAATATAATAATAATTAATGATGGGAAAGTGCTTTCTAAAGGAAGTCATAAAGATTTATTAGAAAATTGTAAGGAGTACAGTAGAAACATAGAAAGTCAATTACTGCATTAA
- a CDS encoding ABC transporter permease, with product MIKKIFENLKEFYYLFIIIFSEVRVIWIFQMIFGMVAPIGLILFIKVFWNNYNKIQAIHLISGNVVISMVMPLMLMLCSRLAQMKYDESINYFIGLPIKKINFILALIFSSAISYLPASIATLIFTKLILGINIEIQKVLFTVIIAFIISSLSFVGLGVFIGLKSKTPIHSNIIGNAVVFFMVFFTPTIIPTEKFPKIFLWISYLFPTTYAVNLFESIFNNIFNGAFFINLFVLSLFVLISFVYLYKFINWYIE from the coding sequence ATGATAAAAAAGATATTTGAAAATTTAAAAGAGTTTTATTATTTATTTATTATTATTTTTTCAGAAGTTAGAGTAATATGGATTTTTCAAATGATATTTGGAATGGTAGCTCCTATTGGTTTAATTCTTTTTATAAAAGTATTTTGGAATAATTATAATAAAATTCAAGCAATACATTTGATATCTGGAAATGTTGTAATAAGTATGGTAATGCCATTGATGCTCATGTTGTGTTCAAGACTTGCTCAAATGAAATATGACGAAAGTATAAATTATTTTATAGGATTACCAATAAAAAAAATAAATTTTATTTTAGCTTTGATTTTTTCATCAGCAATAAGTTATTTGCCAGCATCAATAGCAACTTTAATTTTTACTAAATTAATACTTGGAATAAATATAGAAATTCAAAAAGTATTATTTACAGTTATAATAGCCTTTATAATCTCTTCGTTGTCTTTTGTTGGTTTGGGTGTGTTTATAGGATTGAAAAGTAAAACTCCAATACATTCAAATATAATTGGAAATGCAGTAGTATTTTTTATGGTATTTTTTACGCCAACAATAATTCCAACAGAAAAATTTCCAAAAATTTTTTTATGGATAAGTTATTTATTTCCAACAACATATGCAGTTAATTTATTTGAAAGTATTTTTAATAACATTTTTAATGGAGCATTTTTCATTAATTTATTTGTTTTAAGTTTATTTGTTTTAATATCTTTTGTTTATTTATATAAATTTATAAACTGGTATATTGAATAA
- a CDS encoding ABC transporter ATP-binding protein, with protein sequence MDKIIEAKNITKIYKNGIAANKNISLDIKKGEILGILGPNGAGKTTLIKQIVGFLKPTSGKIYFNKEDISLNPNLIRKNLCYQSQSNFVLRGLKTREALYYTGKLNKMTKNRIKEKIELLKKELDLNTVFNKEIENMSGGQKQIVNLAVSLVSDSKILVLDEPTNNLDPEKKALLIDFVHRLKLKYGYTIILVSHNIFEIEKIADRVAIIYDGSLLKLDTPKNYIALMGGDYKIKFFIHKDKIPKIENYFKNFSINEFGYTSIYIEEKKIFESMDYLNKEIGKEKLKDIKVLNTNLEDSYLFFLKNYRKNFIKEDLKK encoded by the coding sequence ATGGATAAAATTATAGAAGCGAAAAACATAACAAAAATTTATAAAAATGGAATAGCAGCAAATAAAAATATTTCTTTAGATATAAAAAAAGGGGAAATTTTAGGTATTTTAGGACCAAATGGAGCTGGAAAAACTACTTTGATTAAACAAATAGTTGGTTTTTTAAAACCAACTTCTGGGAAAATATATTTTAATAAAGAAGATATTTCTTTAAATCCTAACTTAATAAGAAAAAATCTATGTTATCAATCTCAATCAAATTTTGTGTTGAGAGGTTTAAAAACAAGAGAAGCATTATACTATACTGGAAAATTGAATAAAATGACTAAAAATAGAATAAAAGAAAAAATTGAATTATTGAAAAAAGAATTAGATTTGAATACAGTTTTTAACAAAGAAATAGAAAATATGTCTGGTGGACAAAAACAAATAGTAAATTTAGCTGTTTCACTTGTTTCTGATTCTAAAATATTAGTTTTAGATGAACCAACAAATAATTTAGATCCAGAAAAAAAGGCTTTATTAATTGATTTTGTTCATAGATTAAAGTTGAAATATGGATATACCATAATACTTGTTTCACATAATATATTTGAAATAGAAAAAATAGCAGATAGAGTTGCCATAATATATGATGGTAGTTTATTAAAATTAGATACTCCAAAAAATTATATAGCACTTATGGGAGGAGATTATAAAATAAAATTTTTTATACACAAAGATAAAATTCCGAAAATAGAAAATTATTTTAAAAATTTTTCTATAAATGAATTTGGCTACACAAGTATTTATATTGAAGAGAAAAAAATATTTGAGTCAATGGATTATTTGAACAAAGAAATAGGAAAAGAAAAATTAAAAGATATAAAAGTATTGAATACAAATTTAGAAGATTCATATTTATTTTTTTTAAAAAATTATAGGAAAAACTTTATAAAAGAGGATTTAAAAAAATGA
- a CDS encoding CPBP family intramembrane glutamic endopeptidase produces MKQEISVIFIFIYLMVTRVDLLNINNFNYSKKDFFLFFINSLIFFIINYLLELKNNNYKYLFKNISKKSIYLYLFKGIIFIPILEEILYRGILISILIKIFNSYIAVIISSIIFMFQHKFYNFYQYIFLFLIAMILGIYFLIFNSIIPTILIHSVINMANYIYFIKNYKNNKKKEWENG; encoded by the coding sequence GTGAAACAAGAAATTAGTGTTATTTTTATTTTTATTTATCTTATGGTAACAAGAGTAGATTTATTAAATATAAATAATTTTAATTATTCAAAAAAAGATTTTTTTTTATTTTTTATAAATTCATTGATTTTTTTTATAATTAATTATTTACTTGAATTGAAAAATAATAATTATAAATATTTATTTAAAAATATATCAAAAAAATCTATTTATCTTTATTTATTTAAAGGAATTATTTTTATTCCAATATTAGAAGAAATATTATATCGTGGAATTTTAATATCAATTTTAATAAAAATATTTAATTCATACATAGCTGTAATTATTTCTTCTATAATATTTATGTTTCAACATAAATTTTATAACTTTTATCAATATATTTTTTTATTTTTGATAGCAATGATTTTGGGAATATATTTTTTAATTTTTAATAGTATTATTCCTACTATATTGATACATTCAGTTATAAATATGGCAAATTATATTTATTTTATAAAAAATTATAAGAATAATAAGAAAAAAGAGTGGGAAAATGGATAA
- a CDS encoding radical SAM/SPASM domain-containing protein produces the protein MNYLRLPNFKNVPDNVFIELTRNCNLNCLHCANSSNKSLKNELTDDEIFRLIDHLSEINVFSVVLTGGEPFLRKSIFELIDYLNQKKILVKIATNGLLINEKIAKKLSEYKISGVQISLDSSNKEKHDSFRRVNGSFNKALNAIKFLSNNGIKVTTGMTVTNNNYNEIEDVINLSIKNGAKSFLAVKYIPTGRGLESKLNMLDLKKSKEFSYKILNLSKKYEKKIYISEDDGFCFLLKKERKDLFCPAGISSCVIEADGNVHPCQFIGDRSLVSGNIREKNFIDIWLYSKNLREFRSIQNLNKKCNNCEHLNICMGGCKGMTYGYYNSYDYPDPYCWNL, from the coding sequence TTGAATTATTTAAGATTACCTAATTTTAAAAATGTACCAGATAATGTTTTTATAGAATTAACAAGAAATTGCAATTTAAATTGTTTACATTGTGCTAATTCATCAAATAAATCTTTAAAAAATGAATTAACTGATGATGAAATTTTTAGATTAATAGATCATCTTAGCGAAATAAATGTATTTAGTGTAGTTTTGACAGGCGGTGAACCATTTTTAAGGAAATCTATTTTTGAATTAATAGATTATTTAAATCAAAAAAAAATATTGGTAAAAATTGCAACCAATGGATTATTAATAAATGAAAAAATTGCAAAAAAATTATCAGAGTATAAAATATCTGGAGTACAAATTAGTTTGGATTCTTCAAATAAAGAAAAACATGATAGCTTTAGACGAGTAAATGGTAGTTTTAATAAAGCATTAAATGCTATAAAATTTCTTTCAAATAATGGAATTAAAGTTACTACAGGTATGACAGTTACGAATAATAATTATAATGAAATTGAAGATGTTATTAACTTATCTATAAAAAATGGGGCTAAATCTTTTTTAGCTGTAAAATATATCCCAACTGGTCGTGGCTTAGAAAGTAAGTTAAATATGCTTGATTTAAAAAAATCAAAAGAATTTTCTTATAAAATTTTAAATTTGTCTAAAAAATATGAAAAGAAAATATATATTTCTGAAGATGATGGATTTTGTTTTTTATTAAAAAAAGAAAGAAAAGATCTTTTTTGCCCCGCTGGAATTAGTTCGTGTGTAATTGAAGCTGATGGGAATGTACATCCATGCCAATTTATAGGAGATAGAAGCTTAGTTTCAGGAAATATTAGAGAAAAAAATTTTATAGATATTTGGTTATACTCTAAAAATCTTAGAGAATTTAGAAGTATTCAAAATTTGAATAAAAAATGTAATAATTGTGAACATCTTAATATTTGTATGGGGGGATGTAAAGGAATGACCTATGGTTATTATAATTCATATGATTATCCTGACCCATATTGCTGGAATTTATAA
- a CDS encoding radical SAM/SPASM domain-containing protein — protein MINNFAPTEINWGLTYSCNLKCNHCYSNSSSQNLKNPLSFDKLKLIMNKIIDAGIFKIIFTGGEPFLNTNLFSLIEIAKKNNIFVHINTNGLLLDDKIIEKLQEYKVDSIRISLDGKNKFEHESLRGKNSNFEKVCSVIEKISKTNITTSIATTINKNNYMSLEEIIKLSINLGAKNWTTFRYVKYNKNSYKYALDKYEYYEILKKLYEYKIKYEKSIELYIEDPLFLFINEGKNRPCPASNSFFAINPKGDVLLCPSIPLKVGSLIENNVFDIWNSKVFLNLRGKRMGCLSAAFEKYNVLKKDPFLKNFEVKKF, from the coding sequence ATGATTAATAATTTTGCTCCTACAGAAATTAATTGGGGATTAACTTATAGTTGTAATTTAAAATGTAATCATTGTTATTCTAATAGTTCAAGTCAAAATTTAAAAAATCCATTATCTTTTGATAAATTAAAATTAATAATGAATAAAATAATTGATGCAGGGATTTTTAAAATAATCTTTACTGGTGGCGAGCCTTTTTTAAATACAAATTTATTTTCATTAATAGAAATTGCAAAAAAAAATAATATTTTTGTCCACATAAATACAAATGGACTTTTATTAGATGATAAGATCATAGAAAAATTACAAGAATACAAAGTTGATTCTATAAGGATTAGTCTTGATGGAAAGAATAAATTTGAACATGAAAGTCTTAGAGGAAAAAATTCTAATTTTGAGAAAGTTTGCTCTGTAATAGAAAAAATTTCTAAAACTAATATTACAACTTCTATTGCTACTACAATTAATAAAAATAATTATATGAGCTTAGAAGAAATTATAAAATTATCAATTAATTTGGGTGCGAAAAACTGGACAACTTTTAGATATGTAAAGTATAACAAAAATAGTTATAAGTATGCTCTTGATAAATATGAATATTATGAAATTTTAAAAAAACTTTATGAATATAAAATAAAATATGAAAAAAGTATTGAACTCTATATAGAAGATCCATTATTTTTATTTATTAATGAAGGAAAAAATAGACCTTGTCCAGCATCTAACTCTTTTTTTGCAATAAATCCAAAAGGAGATGTATTACTTTGTCCTTCAATACCTTTAAAAGTGGGTTCTTTAATAGAAAACAATGTATTTGATATTTGGAATAGTAAAGTTTTTTTGAATTTAAGAGGTAAAAGAATGGGATGTTTAAGCGCAGCATTTGAAAAATATAATGTATTGAAAAAAGATCCTTTTTTAAAAAACTTTGAGGTGAAAAAATTTTGA
- a CDS encoding PqqD family protein produces MLNQKFVRNKDIKWRKEVDSILFMKENELYTLNNVGAFIWELCNGDYTVNEIINIINQEYKIDKNIIKSDVIEFLMNLLNEKIIEEKI; encoded by the coding sequence ATGTTAAATCAAAAATTTGTTAGAAATAAAGACATAAAATGGAGAAAAGAAGTTGATAGTATTTTATTTATGAAAGAAAATGAATTATATACTCTTAATAATGTTGGCGCTTTTATCTGGGAACTTTGTAATGGTGATTATACAGTTAACGAAATTATTAATATAATAAATCAAGAATATAAAATTGATAAAAATATTATTAAATCTGATGTAATAGAATTTTTAATGAATTTATTAAATGAAAAAATTATTGAGGAAAAAATTTAA
- a CDS encoding ABC transporter ATP-binding protein — protein sequence MIKFEKVSFNYKNKVEVLNDLTVEFPSNEITGLIGHNGAGKTTIYRLISNLILPSEGKIIINQDMITDYKKQVAYIPSGASIYERLTAYENLVFRAKIIGLSKDEYDKKIKILLKKLKLSKRIHDKAYDFSNGMKKRLGLASALIGSPKLLLIDEALNGIDPESINIIVNILKELNENGTTIIITSHDLSLIHDLCTEIKILNEGEFVYQGEKNKEFKDFKEFYLSLTTNYDEEEDFVE from the coding sequence ATGATAAAATTTGAAAAAGTTTCATTCAATTACAAAAATAAAGTTGAAGTATTAAATGATTTAACAGTAGAGTTTCCAAGTAATGAAATAACAGGTTTAATTGGACACAATGGAGCTGGAAAAACGACCATATATAGATTGATATCTAACTTAATATTACCAAGTGAAGGAAAGATTATAATTAATCAAGATATGATAACTGATTATAAAAAACAAGTAGCTTATATTCCTTCAGGAGCATCAATTTATGAAAGATTAACAGCATATGAAAATTTAGTATTTAGAGCAAAAATTATAGGATTGAGTAAAGATGAATATGATAAAAAAATAAAAATACTTTTAAAAAAATTGAAACTATCAAAAAGGATTCATGATAAAGCATATGATTTTTCAAATGGAATGAAAAAAAGATTAGGATTAGCATCTGCATTAATAGGTTCTCCAAAATTGTTATTGATAGATGAAGCATTAAATGGAATAGACCCAGAGAGTATAAATATTATAGTCAATATATTAAAAGAATTAAATGAAAATGGTACGACAATAATTATTACTTCACATGACCTGAGCTTGATACACGACTTGTGTACAGAAATAAAAATATTGAATGAAGGTGAATTTGTATATCAAGGTGAAAAAAATAAAGAGTTTAAAGACTTTAAAGAATTTTATCTTTCTCTTACCACCAATTATGATGAGGAGGAAGATTTTGTTGAATGA
- a CDS encoding ATP-binding protein, with product MKPLKTIISNVYFKIIYIFSIFLFFFFIIITILFSYEYELKIKNTELALNYTFESVNNEIKNYETAVYNILQNFLTSKNTLKPQTEKIYLNKLKNIKTTLKVINLNYYFINEKGIVYDTDYSTDLNLDLSIFKNFWKEISSIKVGETLIKSITFETLTGKTRLYGYTKLSNGSIFEIGILFENFNTYFNKKLFNNPYLKNEHFKVKTYIGSISLFEKKYPKEKYLYLKNSLKSTVILNTKLFEKTYYIGKSFGTSNYFIEFTLVFKRLKYIFYLIIFATLIFLIFTILMYNYIKNKIKINITKPTKQLSNNMKNFVLTNTIGEDIKTNISEIFNIYINYKKMATEIIENKEEMLATNEELEASYQKLYEKNNELENSYKKLEELNKTLDLKVAEKTKEILNSKEKIMQAEKLSSLSFLIMEIAHQLNTPIGVSITGTSFMLEQLEEKIKKCDSSLKKDLLDWNNTINIVLKNLLKSANILNTFKNISTTKSDELLSIFDIKTLIINTLNFFDLKDIKVMTEIPKMNIKGYPGVLKQIFTILITNTLEYAFPNNTFDKKIIKVNVKKKDDKLLIEYSDNGIGINEDTLKKIFEPYYTTSKNKDGLGLYIVYNLVKNTLNGEIICESHINQGTLFKIKF from the coding sequence GTGAAACCTTTAAAAACTATTATTTCAAATGTTTATTTTAAAATAATATATATCTTTTCTATTTTCTTATTCTTCTTTTTTATAATAATAACTATTTTGTTTTCTTATGAATATGAATTAAAAATTAAAAATACTGAACTTGCATTAAACTATACATTTGAAAGTGTTAATAATGAAATAAAAAATTATGAAACAGCTGTTTATAATATTCTTCAAAATTTTTTAACATCAAAAAATACTTTAAAACCACAAACAGAAAAAATTTATTTAAATAAATTAAAAAATATCAAAACTACCTTAAAAGTAATTAATTTAAACTACTATTTTATAAATGAAAAAGGAATAGTATATGATACAGATTATTCAACGGATTTAAATTTAGATCTCTCGATATTTAAAAATTTTTGGAAAGAAATTTCTTCTATAAAAGTAGGCGAAACTCTGATTAAATCAATCACTTTTGAAACCTTGACTGGTAAAACACGATTATACGGATATACCAAACTTTCAAATGGGAGTATTTTTGAAATTGGAATTTTATTTGAAAATTTTAATACTTATTTCAATAAAAAGTTATTTAATAACCCTTATTTAAAAAATGAACATTTTAAAGTTAAAACATATATTGGATCAATAAGTTTATTTGAAAAAAAATATCCTAAAGAAAAATATCTTTATTTAAAAAATTCTTTAAAATCAACAGTAATATTAAATACTAAATTATTCGAAAAAACTTATTATATAGGAAAATCTTTTGGTACTTCAAACTATTTTATAGAATTTACACTTGTATTTAAAAGATTAAAATATATTTTTTATTTAATTATTTTTGCCACTTTAATATTTTTAATATTCACTATTTTAATGTACAACTATATTAAAAATAAAATAAAAATTAATATTACAAAACCAACAAAACAGTTATCAAATAATATGAAAAATTTTGTTCTTACAAATACAATTGGAGAAGATATAAAGACAAATATTTCAGAAATTTTTAATATTTATATAAATTATAAAAAAATGGCAACTGAAATAATTGAAAATAAAGAAGAAATGTTGGCAACAAACGAAGAGTTAGAAGCTTCTTATCAAAAACTATATGAAAAAAATAATGAATTAGAAAATTCTTATAAAAAATTAGAAGAACTAAATAAAACTTTAGATTTAAAAGTAGCAGAAAAAACAAAAGAAATACTTAATTCCAAAGAAAAAATTATGCAAGCAGAAAAATTATCTTCTTTAAGTTTCTTAATAATGGAAATTGCTCATCAATTAAATACGCCTATTGGAGTAAGTATAACAGGAACTTCATTTATGTTAGAACAATTAGAAGAAAAAATAAAAAAATGTGATAGTTCCTTAAAGAAAGATCTTTTGGACTGGAATAACACTATAAATATCGTTTTAAAAAACTTATTAAAAAGCGCCAATATTTTAAATACATTTAAGAATATTTCTACAACAAAAAGTGACGAACTTTTAAGTATTTTTGATATAAAAACATTAATTATTAATACTTTAAATTTTTTTGATTTAAAAGATATTAAAGTTATGACAGAAATACCTAAAATGAACATTAAAGGGTATCCAGGAGTTTTAAAACAAATATTTACAATTTTAATTACAAATACACTTGAATATGCTTTTCCCAATAATACTTTTGACAAAAAAATTATAAAAGTTAATGTAAAGAAAAAAGATGATAAATTATTAATAGAATACAGTGATAATGGAATTGGAATAAATGAAGATACTTTAAAAAAAATATTTGAACCCTATTATACAACTTCAAAAAATAAAGATGGTCTTGGATTATATATAGTATATAATTTAGTAAAAAATACTTTAAATGGCGAAATAATATGTGAAAGCCATATTAATCAAGGAACCTTATTTAAAATAAAATTTTAA
- a CDS encoding fibronectin type III domain-containing protein: protein MKKFFTVVVLFLVFLFASCTKFNEVKSSKEFLMTRSISQKVLFDNAHSQTAGNADWTIRGGYSTLADDIKLLGYTVEEWGNDESGSGQIDDDAKITYDVLKNYFAYIIPEPNIPFTKAEQDAIIQYINDGGNVFFISDHEGADRNADGWDAVEIFNGFKKGTHTIDSKNSYTDDFVGRLGFRYEENNVYQAPVTDIRTHSITTNVSQVAVWNGSTHYMISNTINGVVYTSTTSAGPYIIAGTYGKGKFVSCGDSSMFNDGTRGDGTTDKYSGYFEYDNRTFASNVIRWFNQNSSSEGINAPNNLTVSSINTNSAKLMWSDNSQSELGYRIYLSTDNVNFIKTVELGENATSYTLNNLNSNTTYYIKVSVYYGNNEKESSIISFTTLQPFTNKKLYLTEVVDAYDYNYEYIEFYNNTSESINLNGCKLVLDRKRTDGTLYTPIEISLSGILKSKGFLIVARNSSKKNFQNYFGVRLSKNTIFINSNNKMYINKSEQRFVIKDSNGSIIDDNKTSKFLTNVLNNIKVRNDFINYGFEDINIVDEWTDYYDTSAGYLTQEQLNFIQ from the coding sequence ATGAAAAAATTTTTCACTGTTGTTGTACTTTTTTTAGTGTTTTTGTTTGCATCGTGTACAAAATTTAATGAAGTAAAGAGTTCTAAAGAATTTTTAATGACTCGAAGTATTTCTCAAAAAGTATTATTTGACAATGCTCATTCACAAACAGCAGGAAATGCAGATTGGACCATAAGAGGTGGTTATTCAACACTTGCAGATGATATAAAATTACTTGGATACACCGTTGAAGAATGGGGAAACGATGAAAGTGGTTCTGGTCAAATAGATGATGATGCCAAAATCACTTATGATGTATTAAAAAATTATTTTGCTTACATAATTCCTGAACCAAATATTCCTTTCACAAAAGCAGAACAAGATGCAATAATACAGTATATTAATGATGGTGGAAATGTCTTCTTTATTAGTGATCATGAAGGCGCTGATAGAAATGCAGATGGCTGGGATGCAGTCGAAATATTCAATGGATTTAAAAAAGGAACACATACAATAGATAGCAAAAACAGTTACACAGATGATTTTGTAGGAAGACTTGGATTTAGATATGAGGAAAACAATGTTTATCAAGCACCAGTTACAGATATTAGAACACATTCAATAACAACAAATGTTTCTCAAGTTGCTGTTTGGAATGGAAGTACTCATTATATGATTTCAAATACTATAAATGGGGTTGTCTATACTTCAACAACTTCAGCTGGTCCTTATATCATTGCTGGAACATATGGGAAAGGTAAGTTTGTTTCATGTGGAGATAGTTCTATGTTTAATGATGGAACGCGAGGAGATGGTACAACAGATAAATACAGTGGATATTTTGAATATGATAACAGAACTTTTGCTAGTAATGTAATAAGATGGTTCAACCAAAATTCTTCATCGGAAGGAATAAATGCTCCAAATAATTTAACAGTAAGTTCTATTAATACCAATAGTGCAAAATTAATGTGGAGTGATAATAGCCAATCAGAATTAGGTTATAGAATCTATCTTTCAACAGACAATGTGAATTTTATAAAAACCGTTGAATTAGGGGAAAATGCTACTTCTTATACTCTAAATAATTTGAATTCAAATACAACTTATTATATTAAAGTTTCTGTATATTATGGAAATAATGAAAAAGAATCATCAATTATTTCATTTACTACGCTTCAACCATTTACCAACAAAAAATTATATCTTACAGAAGTAGTAGATGCTTATGATTATAATTATGAATATATTGAATTTTATAATAATACTTCTGAAAGCATAAATCTTAATGGATGTAAACTTGTATTAGATAGAAAACGTACTGACGGAACTCTTTATACACCAATAGAAATTTCACTTTCAGGTATTTTAAAATCAAAAGGATTTTTGATTGTAGCTAGAAATTCAAGTAAGAAAAATTTTCAAAATTATTTTGGTGTTAGACTCTCTAAAAATACAATTTTTATAAATAGTAATAATAAGATGTATATAAATAAGAGCGAACAAAGATTTGTTATTAAAGATTCAAATGGAAGCATTATTGATGATAATAAAACTTCAAAATTTTTGACTAATGTTTTGAACAATATAAAAGTAAGAAATGATTTTATAAATTATGGATTTGAAGATATTAACATTGTTGATGAATGGACAGATTATTACGATACATCAGCAGGTTATTTAACTCAAGAACAATTAAATTTTATTCAATAA